The following are encoded together in the Planctomycetota bacterium genome:
- a CDS encoding PDZ domain-containing protein yields the protein MLPEIRQAELDSGMRSIRTLAPFLPAFCLAFAINAAVRGADSGPPVGAVPPVPTSKPAGYYRMPALGSGFIVFVSEGDLWKVPTTGGVATRLTSHPGDEFAPSISPDGNTVAFIGQYEGPAEVYTMSLNGGLPKRLTYDASRQRVQGWTADGRIVSTTDKFSTLPCEQLTLIDPKTGARTLAPLAQASDGSFDPSVANADDSTLAFVRIPFNGSFTKRYKGGTIQQVWRFKKGAEAVNLTGDYAGTSKRPMWWKGRIYFLTDRDNHMNVWSMTPEGKDLKQHTHHVGLDIQDMSLRDGKIAYQLGADLWLLDLANDKTAMVPITLETDLDQLRERWVEKPADYITASSLSPDGEKVAFTARGRIFVVPAKQGRTVDVDRDDTVRHRGATFIKDSDQLIALSDKSGEVEVWSMPANGVGAATQLTKDATVLQWGAFPSPDGKFIAHHNKNQELWIFDTEAKTDTKIDTSNIDDFADFTWSGDSKWLAYGAQADNNFPIIKIWSVDSKQVTVVTTDRYASYSPAWSADGKWLWFLSDRTLRTVVNSPWGANQPDPFLDQTTKIYALALKPGERFPFAPKDELQTAKEKAEKAEKEKKAKEAKDKPATDADKKVDEKKDDAPAVNTDEKKSDDAKADDKKPDDKKGDEKKDDKKDEKPKKVEIELAGLMERLYEVPIKANNYGSLTANDKALFFTNRPTDFEPKASLEALEIKNDPIETKTVTGDVTGYELSQDGKKLLIRKKDSFYIVDAAAAPVTDLDKKAVSLSGISLSLIPAMQFRQMFIEAWRLMRDYYYDPNMHGVDWRAMLDKYLPLVDRVTSRAELNNVMSQMVGELSTLHHFVNGGDLRDPPDNIAVASLGGVLQRDEAAGGYRITRIYQSEADDPERISPLAKPAVAAKVGDVIESIDGVPTLSAADASVLLRQKVGKQVLLHIKPANADKSGFDAGRDAIAIPISQGSENDLRYTDWELSRRKLVDEWSGGKIGYVHMRAMGQGDYTNWVKGFYPIFNREGLIMDVRHNRGGNIDSWVLSKLLRKAWAFWTPRVGNPPSWNMQYAFRGPMVALCNERTSSDGETFSEGFRRLGLGKVIGTRTWGGGIWLSSSNTLVDKGIASASEFAVYGLDGRWMVEGEGVTPDIIVDNMPNATFNGEDAQLKAAVDLLLKQIAENPVKPNTPPARPNKSTPDNAKK from the coding sequence ATGCTTCCAGAAATCCGCCAGGCGGAGTTAGACTCCGGCATGCGCTCCATCCGAACCCTGGCCCCGTTTCTTCCCGCTTTCTGCCTCGCATTCGCCATCAACGCCGCCGTGCGCGGCGCCGATTCGGGTCCGCCCGTCGGCGCGGTTCCGCCGGTGCCGACTTCCAAGCCCGCCGGCTACTACCGCATGCCGGCGCTGGGTTCCGGCTTCATCGTTTTCGTGTCGGAGGGCGACTTGTGGAAAGTGCCGACGACCGGCGGCGTGGCCACGCGACTCACCAGCCATCCCGGCGATGAATTCGCGCCGTCGATTTCACCGGATGGAAACACCGTCGCCTTCATCGGTCAGTACGAGGGTCCGGCCGAGGTCTACACCATGTCGCTCAATGGCGGCCTGCCCAAGCGTCTCACCTATGACGCCTCGCGCCAGCGCGTGCAGGGCTGGACCGCGGATGGCCGCATCGTTTCAACCACCGACAAGTTCAGCACGCTGCCCTGCGAGCAGTTAACGCTTATTGACCCGAAGACCGGCGCGCGCACGCTGGCGCCGCTGGCCCAGGCCTCCGATGGATCGTTCGATCCCTCCGTTGCCAACGCCGACGATTCCACCCTCGCCTTCGTGCGCATTCCCTTCAACGGCTCCTTCACCAAGCGCTACAAGGGCGGCACCATCCAGCAAGTCTGGCGCTTCAAGAAGGGCGCCGAGGCCGTGAACCTGACCGGCGACTACGCGGGCACCAGCAAGCGGCCCATGTGGTGGAAGGGGCGCATCTATTTCCTGACCGACCGCGACAATCACATGAATGTTTGGTCGATGACGCCGGAAGGCAAGGATCTGAAGCAGCACACGCACCACGTGGGCCTGGACATTCAGGACATGTCGCTGCGCGACGGCAAGATTGCCTACCAACTCGGGGCGGATCTGTGGCTGCTCGATCTGGCCAACGACAAGACGGCGATGGTGCCGATCACGCTGGAGACGGATCTGGACCAATTGCGCGAGCGCTGGGTGGAGAAGCCCGCCGATTACATCACGGCTTCATCGCTTTCCCCCGATGGCGAGAAGGTCGCCTTCACGGCCCGCGGCCGCATCTTCGTGGTGCCCGCCAAGCAGGGGCGCACCGTGGACGTGGACCGTGACGACACGGTGCGCCACCGCGGCGCGACCTTCATTAAGGACAGCGACCAACTCATCGCCCTTTCCGACAAGAGCGGCGAGGTGGAAGTCTGGTCGATGCCCGCCAATGGCGTGGGCGCCGCGACGCAGCTCACCAAGGACGCCACCGTGCTGCAGTGGGGCGCCTTCCCGTCCCCCGACGGCAAGTTCATCGCGCACCACAACAAGAACCAGGAGCTCTGGATCTTCGACACCGAGGCCAAGACGGACACCAAGATCGACACCTCCAACATCGACGACTTTGCGGATTTCACCTGGAGCGGCGACAGCAAGTGGCTCGCCTACGGTGCGCAGGCCGACAACAATTTCCCCATCATCAAGATCTGGAGCGTCGATTCGAAGCAGGTCACGGTGGTCACCACCGATCGCTACGCCAGCTACTCGCCCGCGTGGAGCGCCGACGGCAAGTGGCTCTGGTTCCTCTCGGATCGCACGCTGCGCACCGTGGTGAACAGTCCCTGGGGCGCGAATCAGCCTGATCCCTTCCTGGATCAGACCACCAAAATTTACGCGCTGGCTCTGAAGCCCGGCGAGAGATTCCCATTCGCGCCCAAGGACGAGCTGCAGACCGCCAAGGAAAAAGCTGAGAAAGCCGAGAAGGAGAAGAAGGCCAAGGAAGCCAAGGACAAGCCGGCGACGGACGCCGACAAGAAAGTCGACGAAAAGAAGGACGACGCGCCGGCGGTCAACACCGACGAGAAGAAGAGCGACGATGCCAAGGCCGACGACAAGAAGCCCGATGACAAAAAGGGCGACGAGAAGAAGGACGACAAGAAGGACGAGAAGCCCAAGAAGGTCGAGATCGAGCTTGCCGGCCTGATGGAGCGCCTCTACGAGGTGCCGATCAAGGCCAACAACTACGGGTCGCTCACCGCCAACGACAAGGCCCTCTTTTTCACCAATCGCCCGACCGACTTCGAGCCCAAGGCCTCGCTGGAGGCGCTGGAGATCAAGAACGATCCCATCGAGACCAAGACTGTCACCGGCGACGTCACCGGGTACGAGCTCTCGCAGGATGGCAAGAAGCTGCTGATCCGCAAGAAGGATTCCTTCTACATCGTGGACGCGGCGGCCGCGCCGGTCACCGACCTGGACAAGAAGGCGGTCAGCCTCTCCGGCATCTCGCTCTCGCTGATCCCGGCCATGCAGTTCCGCCAGATGTTCATCGAGGCGTGGCGCCTGATGCGCGACTACTACTACGACCCCAACATGCATGGCGTGGATTGGCGCGCGATGCTGGACAAGTACCTGCCGCTGGTGGACCGCGTGACCAGCCGTGCGGAACTCAACAACGTCATGTCGCAGATGGTGGGCGAGCTCTCCACGCTGCACCACTTCGTCAATGGCGGCGACCTGCGCGATCCGCCCGACAACATCGCGGTGGCGTCGCTGGGCGGCGTGCTGCAGCGCGACGAGGCCGCGGGCGGCTATCGCATCACGCGCATCTACCAGAGCGAGGCGGACGATCCGGAGCGGATTTCGCCGCTGGCCAAGCCGGCGGTGGCCGCCAAGGTGGGCGATGTCATCGAGTCGATCGACGGCGTGCCCACGCTTTCCGCGGCGGATGCCTCGGTGCTGCTGCGGCAGAAGGTGGGCAAGCAGGTGCTGCTGCACATCAAGCCGGCCAACGCGGACAAGAGCGGCTTTGACGCCGGCCGCGACGCCATCGCCATTCCGATTTCGCAAGGCAGCGAGAACGACCTGCGCTACACCGATTGGGAGCTCAGCCGCCGCAAGCTGGTCGACGAGTGGTCGGGCGGCAAGATCGGCTATGTGCACATGCGCGCGATGGGGCAGGGGGACTACACCAACTGGGTGAAGGGTTTCTATCCCATCTTCAACCGCGAGGGCCTGATCATGGATGTCCGCCACAATCGCGGCGGCAACATCGACTCGTGGGTGCTTTCGAAACTTCTGCGCAAGGCATGGGCCTTCTGGACGCCGCGCGTGGGCAACCCGCCTTCGTGGAACATGCAATATGCGTTCCGAGGTCCGATGGTGGCGCTCTGCAACGAGCGCACCAGCAGCGACGGCGAGACTTTCTCCGAAGGTTTCCGCCGGCTCGGTCTGGGCAAGGTCATCGGCACTCGCACCTGGGGCGGCGGCATCTGGCTGAGCTCCTCCAACACGCTGGTGGACAAGGGCATCGCGTCGGCCAGCGAGTTCGCCGTCTACGGCCTCGACGGCCGCTGGATGGTCGAGGGCGAGGGCGTCACTCCCGACATCATCGTGGACAACATGCCCAACGCCACATTTAACGGCGAGGACGCGCAGCTCAAGGCCGCAGTCGACCTGCTGCTGAAACAGATCGCGGAAAACCCCGTGAAGCCAAACACGCCGCCGGCGCGACCCAACAAGAGCACGCCGGACAACGCGAAGAAATAG
- a CDS encoding EAL domain-containing protein — MNSLRALIIEKSELEADQLLQELEQGGFRVTCARIDTSTGMSAELAARTWDIVYFDFNLTQFNVFEAITLLRETGLDIPLIVVSGTSSENLAVTAMKAGANDYILKDQMKRLVPATRRELEEAKGRRERREADATIRRLAYVDPVTTLPNRARFLELVAKAVEVAKREEDSLALVVMDLERFKEVNDTLGHVRGDELLNLVGIRLKGVLFDRDVVARLGGDEFGILLPHLVATSDLPEIIQKIQASLLEPFLIDDIPIVVEAAIGMATMPQHADDSITLLRLADIAMYRAQQRSSGYAVYEPTFNLYSSERLGLMAELQEAIKSNQLVLQYQPKLELKTHSIVGVEALVRWRHPRRGMLAPGQFVADAERTGLIGPLTRWVMTEALRFCESERSRGNRFRMSVNLSARSLLDSQLVKMIDEVFKASRSAPDRLMLEITESAIILDPKRAEEIFDVLSRIGVGLSIDDFGTGYSSLAGIQRFPIDEVKIDKSFITGVLRNPRERKIVGSLIMLCHDLGLRVVAEGVETKAEYDTLEDLGSDTLQGHYISKPLWSDQVGSWIDASPWTCETSV; from the coding sequence ATGAACTCCTTGCGCGCCTTGATCATCGAGAAGTCCGAACTTGAAGCCGATCAACTGCTTCAGGAGCTGGAGCAAGGAGGCTTTCGTGTGACCTGCGCACGGATCGACACCTCGACGGGGATGAGCGCCGAGCTCGCCGCGCGGACCTGGGACATTGTCTATTTCGACTTCAACTTGACGCAGTTCAACGTCTTCGAGGCCATCACGTTGCTGCGGGAGACCGGGCTGGACATCCCGCTGATCGTGGTCTCCGGCACCAGCAGCGAAAATCTCGCGGTCACCGCCATGAAGGCCGGGGCGAACGACTACATCCTGAAGGACCAGATGAAGCGGCTGGTCCCCGCGACCCGGCGCGAGTTGGAGGAGGCGAAGGGGCGTCGTGAGCGGCGCGAGGCGGACGCAACCATTCGTCGGCTCGCCTACGTGGATCCGGTCACGACGCTGCCCAATCGCGCGAGGTTCCTCGAGCTGGTCGCCAAGGCCGTCGAGGTCGCGAAACGGGAGGAGGACTCGTTGGCACTGGTGGTGATGGATCTCGAACGATTCAAGGAGGTCAATGACACCCTCGGCCACGTCCGTGGCGACGAGCTTTTGAATCTGGTGGGCATCCGGCTCAAAGGCGTGTTGTTCGATCGCGACGTCGTCGCGAGGCTCGGAGGCGATGAATTCGGCATTCTGTTGCCGCATTTGGTGGCGACCAGCGACCTGCCCGAGATCATTCAAAAAATCCAGGCTTCCCTGTTGGAGCCATTCCTGATCGACGACATTCCCATCGTGGTCGAGGCGGCGATCGGCATGGCGACCATGCCCCAGCACGCCGACGATTCCATAACGCTGCTCCGGCTGGCCGACATCGCCATGTACCGCGCCCAGCAACGGTCCAGCGGCTACGCCGTCTACGAGCCGACCTTCAATTTGTACAGTTCCGAAAGACTCGGCCTCATGGCCGAACTGCAGGAGGCCATCAAATCGAACCAGCTGGTGCTTCAGTACCAGCCGAAGCTGGAGCTCAAAACCCATAGCATCGTCGGGGTCGAGGCGCTGGTGCGCTGGCGTCACCCGCGGCGGGGCATGCTCGCCCCCGGCCAGTTCGTCGCGGATGCGGAGCGGACGGGCCTCATCGGCCCCCTGACGCGCTGGGTCATGACGGAAGCCCTGCGATTCTGCGAAAGCGAGCGCAGCCGCGGAAACCGGTTCCGCATGAGCGTGAACCTCTCGGCGCGTTCGCTGCTCGATTCCCAGCTGGTGAAAATGATCGACGAGGTCTTCAAGGCGTCCCGCTCCGCTCCGGACCGCTTGATGCTGGAGATCACCGAAAGCGCCATCATCCTCGACCCGAAGCGCGCCGAGGAGATTTTTGACGTGCTCAGCCGCATTGGAGTGGGTCTTTCCATCGACGACTTCGGCACGGGCTACTCGTCACTCGCCGGCATCCAGCGCTTTCCCATCGACGAGGTGAAGATCGACAAATCCTTCATCACGGGGGTGCTGCGCAATCCACGGGAGAGGAAGATTGTCGGTTCCTTGATCATGCTCTGCCACGACCTGGGACTGCGCGTGGTCGCGGAAGGAGTGGAAACGAAGGCGGAATACGACACGCTCGAAGACCTGGGGAGCGATACGTTGCAGGGCCATTACATCAGCAAGCCCCTGTGGAGCGACCAGGTGGGAAGCTGGATCGACGCTTCACCCTGGACCTGCGAAACCTCCGTGTAG
- a CDS encoding PEP-CTERM sorting domain-containing protein produces the protein MTRTTAALSVPFTNAFALPVVAYTFFGRYVDGATEGATVAFDLATAASLVSSSSPWPFDAAFPEVTEPEFVTALTTFNADVLDKVFRQQIAGGMVSAPGTDSALVNFSGATDGGDVTSVHVVPAPSAFTLLGLGLAGTRRRR, from the coding sequence ATGACGCGCACCACGGCCGCGCTGAGCGTGCCCTTCACCAACGCGTTCGCGCTGCCGGTCGTGGCCTACACCTTCTTCGGCCGCTACGTGGATGGCGCGACCGAGGGCGCGACGGTGGCGTTCGACCTGGCCACCGCGGCGAGCCTGGTCTCCAGCTCCAGCCCGTGGCCATTTGATGCCGCCTTTCCCGAAGTCACCGAGCCTGAATTCGTCACGGCGCTGACCACCTTCAACGCCGATGTCCTGGACAAGGTCTTCCGCCAGCAGATCGCCGGAGGGATGGTCTCGGCGCCGGGAACGGACTCGGCCCTGGTGAACTTCAGCGGCGCCACCGACGGCGGAGACGTCACCTCGGTCCACGTGGTTCCCGCGCCCTCGGCGTTCACGCTGCTCGGCCTGGGGCTCGCCGGAACGCGCCGCCGCCGCTGA
- a CDS encoding insulinase family protein codes for MTTRNRLALAVAFVFVGVFGAAAQNADKPLPTDPSLVTGQLDNGVKYIVRKHAVPPGRAVIWIHMGTGSLNETDRQRGIAHYLEHMAFNGSEHFPPGSVVPFFQSLGMQFGRDQNAFTNMEQTTYQLSLPDAKTETLGKGMTFFADVMSGLSLTPAEIDAERQIIQEERRRGLSARQRTSDYIMERISPGSLYGQRDTIGTEATINGVNQQDFKDYYGKWYGPGNATVMVVADADPNEVVKVIKEKFGTAAKKATATPQAPGIKGYVRSFAIVASDPELTSEDIRVTYLEPAHPPTTTVGMYRDDLVLGLGQSAMNRRLEAKVAAGGTSYLSGRVSAGNDATTLYSVELSGRAAPGKWKAALQELSMELQRARSFGFTARELEDVKKQIMSGAERAVETESTVAASALVGRMNNSLVSGEPIMSPKQRLELLKQQLPGITAEEVATRFTKEFDPKAVAFIAVLPSSVDVPTEEQLLKIGTDAMAVSPKQDVEVAHATKLMNELPQPGTLKEQDEHAASQVWSGWLSNNVRMHHRFMDYKKNEATVNITLVGGDLLENADNRGITQAAQLAWGRPATKSLTSTDIRELMTGKKVSVRGGGMGGGGRGGRGGGGGGGAPGTISLTISGSPEELETGFQLAYLLLTQPKIEEAAFTQYKTMARQVIEESMKTPNGLGSRMASSLPYPDDEARTKPITPEQIDKLTLAASQLWLEKLIAESPIEVAVVGDISKDRAVNLATKYLGALSERPRVSPETYLSIRSLKRPAGPRYFEKTLDTPTKQSFVLSGFYGADQANREDVRALGMASRILSTRMVTEVREKAQLVYSIGAASRAATTYPGFGVFSATAPTDPHKAKPLIEKLASMYEEFAKNGPTEEEMDIARKQMANTFEEQVKEPGYWSGRIDLMTYQGTKLDDVVNEPAAYQALTAKQVKDTFAKYYDPKNSIVVMVNPQNAGGADAKSEGQPGK; via the coding sequence ATGACAACCCGCAACCGTCTCGCTCTCGCTGTCGCATTCGTTTTCGTCGGAGTGTTCGGCGCCGCCGCCCAGAACGCCGACAAGCCGCTTCCCACCGATCCCTCGCTGGTCACCGGCCAGCTCGACAACGGAGTCAAGTACATCGTGCGCAAGCACGCGGTGCCACCGGGCCGCGCCGTCATCTGGATCCACATGGGCACCGGCTCGCTCAACGAGACCGACCGCCAGCGCGGCATCGCGCACTACCTGGAGCACATGGCCTTCAACGGCTCGGAGCACTTTCCTCCCGGCTCGGTCGTGCCCTTCTTCCAGTCGCTGGGCATGCAGTTCGGCCGCGACCAGAACGCCTTCACCAACATGGAGCAGACCACCTATCAGCTCTCGCTGCCCGACGCCAAGACCGAGACGCTCGGCAAGGGCATGACTTTCTTCGCCGATGTGATGTCGGGCCTGAGCCTGACTCCCGCGGAAATCGACGCCGAGCGCCAGATCATTCAGGAGGAGCGTCGTCGCGGACTTTCCGCCCGGCAACGGACCAGCGACTACATCATGGAGCGCATCTCCCCCGGCTCGCTCTACGGCCAGCGCGACACGATCGGCACCGAGGCCACGATCAACGGCGTCAACCAGCAGGATTTCAAGGACTATTACGGCAAGTGGTATGGCCCCGGCAACGCCACCGTGATGGTGGTCGCCGACGCCGATCCCAACGAGGTCGTCAAGGTCATCAAGGAGAAGTTCGGCACCGCCGCCAAAAAGGCGACGGCCACTCCGCAGGCTCCCGGCATCAAGGGCTATGTGCGCAGCTTCGCCATCGTGGCGAGCGATCCGGAGCTGACCTCCGAGGACATCCGCGTCACCTACCTGGAGCCGGCGCATCCGCCGACCACCACCGTGGGCATGTACCGGGATGACCTGGTGCTGGGCCTGGGCCAAAGCGCCATGAATCGTCGCCTTGAGGCGAAGGTCGCCGCCGGCGGCACCAGTTACCTCAGCGGCCGCGTTTCGGCCGGCAACGACGCCACCACCCTCTACAGCGTTGAGCTCAGTGGCCGCGCCGCGCCGGGCAAGTGGAAGGCTGCTCTTCAGGAATTGTCGATGGAACTTCAACGCGCCCGCTCGTTCGGCTTCACCGCCCGCGAGCTCGAGGATGTCAAGAAGCAGATCATGTCCGGCGCCGAGCGCGCCGTGGAGACCGAGTCCACCGTCGCCGCCAGCGCCCTCGTCGGCCGCATGAACAACTCGCTGGTTTCGGGCGAGCCCATCATGTCTCCCAAGCAGCGCCTTGAGCTGCTGAAGCAGCAGCTTCCCGGCATCACCGCCGAGGAAGTCGCCACGCGCTTCACCAAGGAGTTCGATCCCAAGGCCGTGGCCTTCATCGCGGTGCTTCCCTCGAGCGTCGATGTTCCCACCGAGGAGCAGCTCCTGAAGATCGGCACCGATGCGATGGCGGTCTCGCCGAAGCAGGATGTCGAGGTCGCCCACGCGACCAAGCTCATGAACGAACTGCCGCAGCCCGGCACCCTGAAGGAGCAGGACGAGCACGCCGCCAGCCAGGTCTGGTCGGGGTGGCTGAGCAACAACGTCCGCATGCACCATCGCTTCATGGACTACAAGAAGAACGAGGCGACGGTGAACATCACGCTGGTCGGCGGCGACCTGCTTGAAAACGCCGACAACCGCGGCATCACGCAGGCGGCCCAGCTCGCCTGGGGTCGCCCGGCGACAAAGTCCCTCACCTCGACCGACATTCGCGAGCTCATGACCGGCAAGAAGGTCAGTGTGCGCGGCGGCGGCATGGGCGGGGGCGGTCGCGGCGGACGCGGCGGCGGCGGGGGTGGCGGCGCGCCGGGCACCATCTCGCTGACCATCTCGGGCAGCCCCGAGGAACTCGAGACCGGATTCCAGCTCGCCTATCTGCTGCTCACGCAGCCCAAGATCGAAGAAGCCGCCTTCACGCAGTACAAGACGATGGCGCGGCAAGTCATCGAGGAGTCCATGAAGACCCCCAACGGGCTGGGCTCGCGCATGGCCTCGTCGCTGCCTTATCCCGACGACGAGGCGCGGACCAAGCCGATCACTCCCGAGCAGATCGACAAGCTGACGCTGGCGGCATCGCAGCTCTGGCTGGAGAAGTTGATCGCGGAGTCGCCGATCGAGGTGGCGGTCGTGGGCGACATCTCCAAGGACCGCGCGGTCAATCTCGCCACCAAGTATCTCGGCGCCCTCTCGGAGCGCCCCCGAGTGAGCCCTGAGACCTACCTGTCCATCCGCTCGCTCAAGCGTCCGGCGGGGCCGCGCTACTTCGAGAAGACGCTGGACACGCCGACCAAGCAGTCCTTCGTGCTCTCCGGGTTCTACGGCGCCGACCAGGCCAACCGCGAGGACGTCCGTGCCCTGGGCATGGCGTCGCGCATCCTCTCCACGCGCATGGTCACCGAGGTCCGCGAGAAGGCGCAGCTGGTCTACAGCATCGGTGCCGCGTCGCGGGCCGCGACCACCTATCCCGGCTTCGGTGTCTTCTCCGCGACCGCTCCCACGGATCCGCACAAGGCCAAGCCCCTGATCGAGAAGCTCGCCTCCATGTACGAGGAGTTCGCCAAGAACGGACCCACCGAGGAGGAGATGGACATCGCGCGGAAGCAGATGGCCAACACCTTCGAGGAGCAGGTCAAGGAGCCCGGCTATTGGTCCGGTCGCATCGACTTGATGACCTACCAAGGCACCAAGCTCGACGATGTGGTGAACGAGCCCGCCGCCTACCAGGCCCTCACGGCCAAGCAGGTGAAGGACACCTTCGCGAAGTACTACGACCCGAAGAACTCGATCGTGGTGATGGTGAACCCGCAGAACGCGGGCGGCGCCGACGCGAAGAGCGAAGGACAGCCCGGCAAGTAA
- a CDS encoding nuclear transport factor 2 family protein, whose translation MPTPPIKPPFTREMAVHKVRAAEDAWNSRDPERVSLAYSPDSQWRNRGEFVQGRERIKEFLQGKWKRENEYRLVKELWGFLNNRMAVRFQYEWRDDAGQWHRSYGNELWEFDDDGLMRRREASINDVPITETDRKFRWPAPGPRPLDHPGIPALM comes from the coding sequence ATGCCCACCCCGCCCATCAAGCCGCCCTTCACGCGCGAGATGGCAGTCCACAAGGTGCGCGCTGCCGAGGATGCGTGGAACAGCCGTGATCCGGAGCGGGTTTCGCTGGCGTATTCACCCGACAGCCAGTGGCGCAACCGCGGCGAATTCGTTCAAGGTCGCGAGCGGATCAAGGAGTTCCTTCAGGGCAAATGGAAGCGCGAGAACGAGTACCGCCTTGTGAAGGAGCTCTGGGGGTTTCTGAACAATCGCATGGCCGTGCGGTTCCAATATGAGTGGCGGGACGATGCGGGCCAATGGCATCGTTCCTACGGCAACGAACTCTGGGAATTCGACGACGATGGGCTCATGCGAAGGCGCGAAGCCAGCATCAACGATGTGCCGATCACGGAAACGGATCGCAAGTTTCGCTGGCCCGCACCGGGGCCGCGGCCCCTGGATCACCCCGGCATTCCTGCGTTGATGTGA
- a CDS encoding carboxymuconolactone decarboxylase family protein, with translation MARLPIQNTETATGSNKDIFAALQKGLGMVPNMAKVMANSPAVLQSFAQFNGAMGTAKLSGPIREQIALLTAENNDCTYCLSAHSALGKMSGLNQAQMDGARHAKSTDARTLGALTFAQAVIDQHGGIGTSEINAVRAAGFSDGEIAEIVAAVALNFFTNFFNKAFDVDVDFPRVEAHGHAAALPTA, from the coding sequence ATGGCGCGTCTCCCCATCCAGAACACCGAAACCGCAACCGGCAGCAACAAGGACATTTTCGCCGCGCTTCAAAAGGGACTCGGCATGGTGCCCAACATGGCCAAGGTCATGGCCAACTCGCCCGCCGTCCTGCAATCGTTCGCCCAGTTCAACGGCGCGATGGGCACCGCCAAGCTCTCCGGCCCGATCCGCGAGCAGATCGCGCTGCTCACCGCGGAGAACAATGATTGCACCTACTGCCTCTCGGCGCATTCGGCCCTGGGCAAGATGAGCGGCCTGAATCAGGCTCAGATGGACGGCGCCCGCCATGCCAAGTCGACGGACGCCCGAACGCTTGGCGCGCTCACGTTCGCCCAGGCGGTCATCGACCAGCACGGAGGCATTGGCACAAGCGAGATCAATGCCGTGCGCGCCGCCGGTTTTTCCGACGGGGAAATTGCCGAAATCGTCGCCGCGGTCGCGTTGAATTTCTTCACCAACTTCTTCAACAAGGCCTTCGACGTCGATGTCGACTTCCCACGAGTGGAAGCACACGGCCACGCGGCGGCTCTTCCCACGGCCTGA
- a CDS encoding DUF2652 domain-containing protein — protein sequence MAIQPTFLLIADIAGYTRFMKFHRTSLAHAQDIVAQLLEAVIDAAQSNLTLAKLEGDAAFFYVAFPAGAEPNLKFVAEQAAAIYRAFHQRVSDLSINAMCKCDGCTQAGNLKIKLVGHLGEAAVQRVKHLSELAGVDVILVHRMLKNGVPLPEYMLMTEPVHQRVDRSMRDRSTMHALELDGLGRVESFYVDLKKYVGEVPASTRQSLLSRIGRECTLVARTIPALLGLRKPCAGFRNLAEAGTPVKG from the coding sequence ATGGCCATCCAACCGACCTTTCTCCTCATCGCCGACATCGCCGGCTACACGCGCTTCATGAAGTTCCATCGCACGAGCCTGGCGCACGCGCAGGACATCGTGGCCCAGCTGCTTGAGGCGGTGATCGACGCCGCGCAATCGAACCTGACGCTGGCCAAGCTCGAGGGCGACGCCGCGTTCTTTTATGTCGCCTTCCCCGCGGGCGCCGAGCCCAACCTCAAATTCGTCGCCGAACAGGCGGCCGCCATCTACCGTGCGTTTCACCAAAGGGTCTCCGACCTGAGCATCAACGCGATGTGCAAGTGCGATGGCTGCACGCAGGCGGGCAACCTGAAAATCAAACTGGTCGGCCACCTCGGCGAGGCCGCAGTGCAGCGGGTCAAGCACTTGTCGGAGCTGGCCGGCGTCGACGTGATCCTGGTGCACCGGATGCTGAAGAACGGCGTGCCGCTGCCTGAATACATGCTGATGACCGAGCCGGTGCACCAGCGCGTCGATCGCAGCATGCGCGACCGCTCGACCATGCATGCCCTGGAACTCGATGGCCTTGGCCGAGTCGAGTCCTTCTACGTGGATCTCAAGAAGTATGTCGGCGAGGTGCCCGCGAGCACGCGGCAATCCCTGCTGTCGCGCATCGGGCGGGAATGCACGCTCGTCGCGCGGACCATTCCGGCGCTGCTAGGCCTGCGCAAGCCCTGCGCCGGCTTCCGCAATCTCGCCGAAGCGGGGACCCCCGTGAAGGGGTAG